A genomic window from Micromonospora sp. WMMA1947 includes:
- a CDS encoding AMP-dependent synthetase/ligase, whose amino-acid sequence MREFSVPPIVTVGDAANLTDPVWENAEVAPDTVQFVRPAAGTGAREEVTCRQFRDEVVAVAQGLIAAGVSPGDRVGLMSRTRYEWTLFDYAIWAAGAVTVPIYETSSAEQAAWILGDSGAVAVVVESTAHATLVAGVRDRLPELREVWQIDLGAVDDLVAAGASVDPAEVATRRSLLKADDVATIIYTSGTTGRPKGCVLTHRNIYTDIANAVPVLPNLFRQGASTLLFLPLAHAFARLIQVGVVHARATMAHCADTKNLVAELQDFKPTFVLSVPRVFEKVYNGARQKAEAEGKGKIFDRAEKVAIAWSEAQELPGGPGLGLRAQHALFDKLVYRKLRAAMGGRCRDAISGGAPLGARLGHFFRGVGVTICEGYGLTETSPAAAANLPTGTRIGTVGRPLPGVTIRIDDDGEVLIAGDIVFQGYWHNDAATAEAISADGWFRTGDLGHLDDDGYLSITGRKKEIIVTAGGKNVAPAVLEDQVRAHPLISQCVVVGDRQPFIAALVTIDEEALPKWLAGQGRPETTSIAELREDAALRAEVQSAIDQANQAVSKAEAIKVFRILPQDFTETTGELTPSLKVKRQVVHKTYASEIAEIYRG is encoded by the coding sequence GTGCGCGAGTTCTCCGTCCCGCCGATCGTCACCGTCGGCGACGCGGCCAACCTGACCGACCCGGTCTGGGAAAACGCCGAGGTCGCCCCGGACACCGTGCAGTTCGTCCGCCCCGCCGCCGGGACGGGTGCGCGCGAGGAGGTGACCTGCCGCCAGTTCCGCGACGAGGTGGTGGCGGTGGCGCAGGGCCTGATCGCGGCCGGCGTCTCCCCCGGCGACCGGGTCGGCCTGATGAGCCGCACCCGCTACGAGTGGACGCTGTTCGACTACGCGATCTGGGCGGCCGGCGCGGTCACCGTGCCGATCTACGAGACCTCCAGCGCCGAGCAGGCCGCCTGGATCCTCGGCGACTCCGGCGCCGTCGCCGTGGTGGTGGAGAGCACCGCGCACGCCACCCTGGTCGCGGGCGTCCGGGACCGGCTGCCCGAGCTGCGCGAGGTCTGGCAGATCGACCTCGGCGCGGTCGACGACCTGGTCGCCGCCGGCGCGTCGGTGGACCCGGCCGAGGTGGCGACCCGCCGCTCGCTGCTCAAGGCCGACGACGTCGCCACGATCATCTACACCAGCGGCACCACCGGCCGGCCCAAGGGCTGCGTGCTGACCCACCGCAACATCTACACCGACATCGCCAACGCCGTGCCGGTGCTGCCGAACCTGTTCCGCCAGGGCGCCTCGACGCTGCTGTTCCTGCCGCTCGCGCACGCGTTCGCCCGGCTCATCCAGGTCGGCGTGGTGCACGCCCGGGCCACCATGGCGCACTGCGCGGACACCAAGAACCTGGTCGCCGAGCTGCAGGACTTCAAGCCGACGTTCGTGCTCTCCGTACCCCGGGTCTTCGAGAAGGTCTACAACGGCGCGCGGCAGAAGGCCGAGGCCGAGGGCAAGGGCAAGATCTTCGACCGCGCGGAGAAGGTCGCCATCGCGTGGAGCGAGGCGCAGGAGCTGCCGGGCGGTCCCGGCCTGGGCCTGCGCGCGCAGCACGCCCTCTTCGACAAGCTGGTCTACCGCAAGCTGCGGGCGGCGATGGGCGGCCGGTGCCGCGACGCCATCTCCGGGGGCGCGCCGCTCGGCGCGCGGCTCGGGCACTTCTTCCGCGGCGTCGGGGTGACCATCTGCGAGGGGTACGGCCTCACCGAGACCTCGCCGGCCGCCGCCGCCAACCTGCCCACCGGCACCCGGATCGGCACCGTCGGCCGCCCGCTGCCCGGCGTCACCATCCGGATCGACGACGACGGCGAGGTGCTGATCGCCGGCGACATCGTCTTCCAGGGCTACTGGCACAACGACGCGGCCACCGCCGAGGCGATCAGCGCCGACGGCTGGTTCCGCACCGGCGACCTCGGGCACCTCGACGACGACGGCTACCTGAGCATCACCGGCCGCAAGAAGGAGATCATCGTGACCGCCGGCGGCAAGAACGTCGCCCCGGCGGTGCTCGAGGACCAGGTACGGGCGCACCCGCTGATCAGCCAGTGCGTGGTGGTCGGCGACCGGCAGCCGTTCATCGCCGCCCTGGTCACCATCGACGAGGAGGCGCTGCCGAAGTGGCTGGCCGGGCAGGGGCGCCCGGAGACCACGAGCATCGCCGAGCTGCGCGAGGACGCGGCGCTGCGCGCCGAGGTGCAGTCCGCGATCGACCAGGCCAACCAGGCGGTCTCCAAGGCCGAGGCGATCAAGGTGTTCCGGATCCTGCCGCAGGACTTCACCGAGACCACCGGCGAGCTGACCCCGTCGCTGAAGGTGAAGCGTCAGGTCGTGCACAAGACGTACGCCTCGGAGATCGCCGAGATCTACCGGGGCTGA
- a CDS encoding GAF domain-containing sensor histidine kinase, which produces MPASTSRQPSTQPLAAAARAVLLALVAALTLFATRDATQLWWIALLGVAGLPAVLAPQHRLLAPISRFAEVVVLGLAASQVAADTHLSGVTGGLGASAVLPYLAVPVTVTALSRRFREGAALLAVAAATLLASAAFTQVDGGPQLGQVGYLAVCAQWLILAGLGLYTAGTLQRVMRVRGEGKPQPYAEATRLLTQLRTVARQLPGATLDPGGISEHLLEELRVVAKTDRGAVLSASGGGRLVVLAQIGADRVDWETTLDADSAIADAWASQQPTVSARSQARSRHSGEVSALIVPLVAGVRTVGLVVIEADTAAAYPPPVVSRVTALTGPAALRLEAALLFDEVRSLATNEERQRLAREIHDGVAQELVMVGYGIDNALATVHEDAEETADSLRTLRQEVTRVITELRLSLFELRSEVDRHGGLAAAIAEYARTVGASGGLRVHLSLDESTARLPAATEAELLRIAQEAVTNARKHAGASNLWVTCEVDPPYTRIEVSDDGHGIGDQRPDGHYGLAIMAERAERIRGRLEIRPRQPSGTTVAVVLGSSPRRDKVRGSAAAAEGE; this is translated from the coding sequence GTGCCCGCCTCCACATCCCGCCAGCCGTCGACGCAGCCCCTCGCGGCGGCGGCTCGCGCGGTCCTCCTCGCGCTGGTCGCCGCCCTGACCCTGTTCGCCACCCGCGACGCCACCCAGCTCTGGTGGATCGCGTTGCTGGGCGTCGCCGGCCTGCCCGCCGTGCTCGCCCCCCAACACCGGCTGCTCGCCCCGATCAGCCGCTTCGCCGAGGTGGTGGTGCTCGGGCTGGCCGCCAGCCAGGTCGCCGCCGACACCCACCTGTCCGGCGTGACCGGCGGGCTGGGCGCCTCGGCGGTGCTGCCGTACCTCGCCGTGCCGGTCACCGTGACCGCGCTGAGCCGCCGCTTCCGCGAGGGCGCCGCGCTGCTCGCGGTGGCGGCGGCGACGCTGCTGGCCAGCGCCGCGTTCACCCAGGTCGACGGCGGGCCGCAGCTCGGCCAGGTCGGCTACCTCGCGGTCTGCGCCCAGTGGCTGATCCTCGCCGGGCTCGGCCTCTACACCGCCGGCACGCTCCAGCGCGTCATGCGGGTGCGCGGCGAGGGCAAACCCCAGCCGTACGCCGAGGCGACCCGCCTGCTCACCCAGCTGCGGACGGTCGCCCGCCAGCTGCCCGGCGCCACGCTGGACCCGGGCGGCATCTCCGAGCACCTGCTGGAGGAGCTGCGGGTGGTCGCCAAGACCGACCGGGGCGCGGTGCTGTCCGCCAGCGGCGGCGGCCGGCTGGTGGTGCTCGCGCAGATCGGCGCGGACCGGGTCGACTGGGAGACCACGCTCGACGCCGACTCGGCCATCGCCGACGCCTGGGCCAGCCAGCAGCCGACCGTCTCGGCCCGCTCGCAGGCCCGGTCCCGGCACTCCGGTGAGGTCTCCGCGCTGATCGTCCCGCTGGTGGCGGGCGTACGCACGGTCGGCCTGGTGGTGATCGAGGCGGACACCGCCGCCGCGTACCCGCCGCCGGTGGTGTCCCGGGTCACGGCGCTGACCGGCCCGGCGGCGCTGAGGCTGGAGGCGGCGCTGCTCTTCGACGAGGTGCGCTCGCTGGCGACGAACGAGGAGCGGCAGCGGCTGGCCCGGGAGATCCACGACGGGGTCGCCCAGGAGCTGGTCATGGTCGGGTACGGCATCGACAACGCGCTGGCCACCGTGCACGAGGACGCCGAGGAGACCGCCGACTCGCTGCGGACGCTGCGCCAGGAGGTCACCCGGGTGATCACCGAGCTGCGGCTGAGCCTGTTCGAGCTGCGCAGCGAGGTGGACCGGCACGGTGGCCTGGCCGCCGCCATCGCCGAGTACGCCCGCACCGTCGGCGCGTCCGGCGGCCTGCGGGTGCACCTGTCGCTGGACGAGTCCACCGCCCGGCTGCCCGCCGCCACCGAGGCCGAGTTGCTGCGCATCGCGCAGGAGGCGGTGACCAACGCGCGCAAGCACGCCGGCGCGTCGAACCTGTGGGTCACGTGCGAGGTGGATCCCCCGTACACCCGAATCGAAGTGTCGGATGACGGTCACGGCATCGGTGACCAGCGCCCGGACGGGCACTATGGCCTTGCGATCATGGCCGAGAGGGCGGAACGTATCCGGGGCCGGTTGGAGATCAGGCCGCGGCAGCCGAGTGGGACGACTGTGGCGGTGGTGCTCGGTTCGTCGCCCCGGCGCGATAAGGTGCGCGGCAGCGCCGCAGCAGCAGAAGGGGAGTAA
- a CDS encoding bifunctional diguanylate cyclase/phosphodiesterase, with protein sequence MAQSQLEEILQRLTDRLAQAMRAEPFDLRIGQHVGAELVQAHIASAEGLGRTVEVIQLRLVRDLDLVVDDVEDRMARLLATVATGYARALRDRTLDEQESIRRAAMMARAQAERALRDSEARFRHQATHDPLTGLPNRTLFTERLTAAITAPGRGADRIGVCFLDLDRFKVVNDSLGHQVGDSLLVTVAQRLHGALGEHLVARLGGDEFVILVERSAGTDDAVKVAETALAAVREPALVDGHELTVSASIGIVERPVAGTSPMDLMRAADSTLHWAKAAGGARWSLFDADRNRRELARYALSAAIPAALDRGEFYLDYQPLTSLRDGRVLGMEALVRWRHPELGVLRPDSFIPLAEETGLIVRLGSWVLAEACREAGTWPGGDADAPFVSVNLAVRQLHRTDLVTEVRGVLGRTGLPPHRLQLEITESTMMSTVVEPVRALRVLGDLGVRVAIDDFGTGYCNLAYLRDLPVDELKVAGEFVTGLRAPGSRTDERILASLVSLAHALDLTVTAEGVETADQADRLRAIGCDAGQGWHFGRPGPAAPHLGRVPAHVDAVS encoded by the coding sequence ATGGCGCAGTCGCAGCTGGAGGAGATCCTGCAACGGCTCACCGACCGGCTGGCCCAGGCGATGCGCGCCGAACCGTTCGACCTGCGGATCGGCCAGCACGTCGGCGCGGAGCTGGTCCAGGCGCACATCGCCTCCGCGGAGGGCCTGGGTCGCACCGTCGAGGTGATCCAGCTGCGCCTGGTCCGCGACCTCGACCTGGTCGTCGACGACGTCGAGGACCGGATGGCCCGGCTGCTCGCCACCGTCGCCACCGGCTACGCCCGGGCCCTGCGCGACCGCACGCTGGACGAGCAGGAGTCCATCCGCCGGGCCGCCATGATGGCCCGTGCGCAGGCGGAACGGGCGCTGCGCGACAGCGAGGCCCGGTTCCGGCACCAGGCCACCCACGACCCGCTCACCGGCCTGCCGAACCGCACCCTGTTCACCGAACGGCTGACCGCCGCGATCACCGCGCCGGGGCGGGGCGCCGACCGGATCGGCGTGTGCTTCCTCGACCTGGACCGGTTCAAGGTCGTCAACGACTCCCTCGGCCACCAGGTCGGCGACTCGCTGCTGGTGACGGTGGCCCAGCGCCTGCACGGGGCGCTCGGTGAACACCTGGTCGCCCGGCTCGGCGGCGACGAGTTCGTGATCCTGGTCGAGCGCAGCGCCGGCACCGACGACGCGGTGAAGGTCGCCGAGACGGCGCTCGCCGCGGTACGCGAGCCGGCGCTCGTCGACGGCCACGAGCTGACCGTGTCCGCGAGCATCGGCATCGTGGAGCGCCCGGTCGCGGGCACCTCGCCGATGGACCTGATGCGCGCTGCCGACAGCACCCTGCACTGGGCCAAGGCCGCCGGCGGGGCCCGCTGGTCGCTGTTCGACGCCGACCGCAACCGCCGCGAGCTGGCCCGGTACGCGCTGTCCGCGGCGATCCCCGCCGCGCTGGACCGGGGCGAGTTCTACCTCGACTACCAGCCGCTGACGTCGCTGCGCGACGGGCGGGTGCTCGGCATGGAGGCGCTGGTGCGGTGGCGTCACCCGGAGCTGGGTGTGCTGCGGCCGGACAGCTTCATCCCGCTGGCCGAGGAGACCGGGTTGATCGTCCGGCTCGGCAGCTGGGTGCTGGCCGAGGCGTGCCGCGAGGCGGGCACCTGGCCGGGCGGGGACGCCGACGCGCCGTTCGTCAGCGTCAACCTCGCGGTACGGCAGCTGCACCGCACCGACCTGGTGACCGAGGTACGCGGTGTGCTGGGGCGCACCGGCCTGCCGCCGCACCGGCTGCAACTGGAGATCACCGAGAGCACCATGATGAGCACCGTGGTCGAGCCGGTACGAGCGCTACGGGTGCTCGGTGACCTCGGGGTCCGGGTCGCCATCGACGACTTCGGCACCGGTTACTGCAACCTCGCGTACCTGCGGGACCTGCCGGTCGACGAGCTGAAGGTGGCGGGCGAGTTCGTGACCGGCCTGCGCGCCCCGGGCAGTCGTACCGACGAGCGGATCCTCGCCTCGCTCGTCTCGCTGGCGCACGCGCTGGACCTCACCGTCACCGCCGAGGGCGTGGAGACGGCCGACCAGGCCGACCGGCTGCGCGCGATCGGCTGCGACGCCGGGCAGGGCTGGCACTTCGGCCGCCCCGGGCCGGCCGCGCCGCACCTGGGCCGGGTGCCCGCCCACGTCGACGCGGTCTCCTGA
- a CDS encoding M48 family metallopeptidase, with protein MTPRAWALLTLGGLVVALLVAVAVLVPWSRPPAPRADQLAALRDLPAEQVTRGRAFHGALRPAAWSALAVGLVVAVLLGLTPLGGRLVELVGRPFGGHWIAQAVLGGLAVMFLADLLTLPFAAWRRTVLVRYGLSTQSWGGWAVDLLKSYAVSAVIGALVLLGFYTVVRLAPRWWWAFGAAGAAALVVVLSFVLPVLVEPVFNRFTPMEPGPLRSELTAMAARDGVPVRDVLVADASRRTSAVNAYVSGLGPTRRVVVYDTLLREAEPAEVTSVVAHELGHAKDRDVWTGTLLGALGAAAAVVALYLVGSWTPLLRLAGVDSIAQPRAFPLLIALVTVAGLLATPAQALVSRRIEARADAHALALTGDPATFEAMQRRLAGVNLADPDPPRWERLWSATHPSTVERMAAARAYAREPGR; from the coding sequence GTGACCCCGCGCGCCTGGGCGCTGCTGACCCTGGGCGGCCTGGTGGTCGCACTGCTCGTGGCGGTCGCCGTGCTGGTGCCGTGGAGCCGGCCGCCGGCGCCCCGCGCCGACCAGCTCGCGGCCCTGCGTGACCTTCCGGCCGAGCAGGTGACCCGGGGCCGGGCGTTCCACGGCGCGCTGCGCCCGGCGGCCTGGTCGGCGCTGGCGGTCGGGCTGGTGGTGGCGGTGCTGCTCGGGCTGACCCCGCTGGGCGGGCGCCTGGTCGAACTGGTCGGCCGGCCCTTCGGCGGGCACTGGATCGCGCAGGCGGTGCTCGGCGGGCTCGCCGTCATGTTCCTCGCCGACCTGCTCACGCTGCCGTTCGCGGCCTGGCGGCGCACCGTGCTGGTCCGCTACGGGCTCAGCACCCAGAGCTGGGGCGGCTGGGCGGTCGACCTGCTCAAGTCGTACGCGGTCAGCGCGGTGATCGGCGCGCTGGTCCTGCTCGGCTTCTACACCGTGGTGCGGCTCGCCCCGCGCTGGTGGTGGGCGTTCGGCGCGGCCGGCGCGGCGGCCCTGGTGGTGGTGCTGTCGTTCGTGCTGCCGGTGCTGGTCGAGCCGGTGTTCAACAGGTTCACCCCGATGGAGCCGGGCCCACTGCGCAGCGAGCTGACCGCGATGGCCGCCCGGGACGGCGTACCGGTGCGTGACGTGCTCGTCGCCGACGCGTCCCGGCGTACCAGTGCGGTGAACGCGTACGTCTCCGGGCTCGGCCCGACGCGGCGGGTGGTCGTCTACGACACGTTGCTGCGCGAGGCGGAGCCGGCGGAGGTGACGAGCGTGGTCGCCCACGAGCTGGGCCACGCCAAGGACCGCGACGTGTGGACCGGCACGCTGCTCGGCGCGCTCGGCGCCGCCGCCGCTGTGGTGGCGCTCTACCTGGTCGGGTCCTGGACGCCGTTGCTGCGGCTCGCCGGTGTCGACTCGATCGCCCAGCCGCGGGCGTTCCCGCTGCTGATCGCGCTGGTCACGGTCGCCGGGCTGCTCGCCACCCCGGCGCAGGCGCTGGTCTCGCGCCGGATCGAGGCCCGCGCCGACGCCCACGCGCTGGCGCTCACCGGCGACCCGGCGACGTTCGAGGCGATGCAGCGCCGGCTCGCCGGGGTCAACCTGGCCGACCCCGACCCGCCGCGCTGGGAGCGCCTCTGGTCGGCGACCCACCCGTCCACAGTCGAGCGGATGGCAGCCGCCCGCGCCTACGCCAGGGAGCCGGGCCGATGA
- a CDS encoding NYN domain-containing protein, with translation MPLIEPHDDHSSVEEPVVGVPAEEGAPPAVEPEPVLPEPVRQRIVTLTAAVLPGLPADEVPVPLRRVAKFAPNRRARLGAPAIAAQLTADPLFRQRITARVLADAGDLGAAVVEGTAPAAADPVEVAALAYLARPRGWRELIDASGEAVRAEADSAVVAELVREAEQRAARAEHDRAVARVEAEKLRDELARVREELGQLREEARQLTRTLRETQARERKATEMLATERGRAARAAADADAELRRARARLAEAEAAAGVARASAKEARSVDDARLWLLLETIGQAAVGLRRELALDPVDKLPADFVADAFAEQPGAASAGPSTRARDTDDPARLDQLLALPRAHLVVDGYNVTKRGFGEMSLEQQRKRLITGLGGIAAQTGDEVTVVFDGAERIHGLPPAPRGVRVLFSRKGETADELIRRLVRAEPAGRPVVVVSSDREVADGVRRHGAYPLGADSLLRRLARS, from the coding sequence ATGCCCCTCATCGAGCCGCACGACGACCACTCCTCCGTGGAGGAGCCGGTGGTCGGCGTGCCCGCCGAGGAGGGCGCGCCGCCCGCCGTCGAGCCCGAGCCCGTGCTGCCCGAGCCGGTCCGGCAGCGGATCGTCACGTTGACCGCCGCCGTGCTGCCCGGCCTGCCCGCCGACGAGGTGCCGGTGCCGCTGCGGCGGGTCGCCAAGTTCGCCCCCAACCGCCGGGCCCGCCTCGGCGCGCCCGCCATCGCCGCCCAGCTCACCGCCGACCCGCTGTTCCGGCAGCGGATCACCGCCCGGGTGCTCGCCGACGCCGGTGACCTCGGCGCGGCGGTGGTCGAGGGCACCGCGCCCGCCGCCGCCGACCCGGTCGAGGTGGCCGCCCTGGCCTACCTGGCCCGGCCCCGGGGCTGGCGGGAACTGATCGACGCCAGCGGCGAGGCGGTACGCGCCGAGGCGGACAGCGCGGTCGTGGCCGAGCTGGTCCGCGAGGCCGAACAGCGGGCCGCCCGCGCCGAGCACGACCGCGCGGTGGCCCGGGTCGAGGCGGAGAAGCTGCGCGACGAGCTGGCCCGGGTCCGGGAGGAGCTGGGTCAGCTGCGCGAGGAGGCCCGCCAGTTGACCCGTACCCTGCGGGAGACCCAGGCCCGGGAGCGCAAGGCCACCGAGATGCTCGCCACCGAGCGGGGACGGGCGGCGCGTGCCGCCGCCGACGCGGACGCCGAGCTGCGCCGCGCCCGGGCCCGGCTGGCCGAGGCGGAGGCCGCCGCCGGGGTGGCCCGGGCCAGCGCCAAGGAGGCCCGCTCGGTCGACGACGCGCGGCTGTGGCTGCTGCTGGAGACGATCGGCCAGGCCGCCGTGGGGCTGCGCCGGGAGCTGGCGCTCGACCCGGTGGACAAGCTCCCCGCCGACTTCGTCGCCGACGCGTTCGCCGAGCAGCCGGGCGCCGCCTCGGCGGGCCCGTCGACGCGGGCCCGCGACACCGACGACCCGGCCCGCCTCGACCAGTTGCTCGCGCTCCCGCGGGCGCACCTGGTGGTGGACGGCTACAACGTGACCAAGCGCGGCTTCGGCGAGATGTCGCTGGAGCAGCAGCGCAAGCGGCTGATCACCGGGCTGGGCGGGATCGCCGCGCAGACCGGGGACGAGGTCACCGTCGTGTTCGACGGCGCCGAGCGGATCCACGGCCTGCCCCCGGCGCCGCGCGGCGTGCGGGTGCTGTTCTCCCGCAAGGGGGAGACCGCCGACGAGCTGATCCGCCGGCTGGTCCGCGCCGAGCCGGCCGGGCGGCCGGTGGTGGTGGTCTCCTCCGACCGCGAGGTCGCCGACGGGGTACGCCGGCACGGCGCGTACCCGCTGGGCGCCGACTCGCTGCTGCGGCGCCTGGCCCGTTCCTGA
- a CDS encoding response regulator transcription factor, giving the protein MTSSPTPATRTKVLLVDDHDLIRKGLRHAFERDRQFEVVGEAATAAEGVRQAGALQPDVVIMDLRLPDGSGLEATRALRKSSASMGIVVLTMYAGDDQLFGALEAGASAFVPKTAPADEVVAAARHAASSPSAFTAADLAEAMKRRLAPSGPQLSPREGQVLRLLADGMSVAGIAKQLFVSESTAKTHISKLYEKLGAANRAQALMTALRLGLLEAPDAPKF; this is encoded by the coding sequence ATGACCAGCAGTCCGACACCGGCCACCCGTACCAAGGTTCTCCTTGTCGACGACCACGACCTCATCCGCAAGGGGCTGCGTCACGCGTTCGAGCGCGACCGCCAGTTCGAGGTCGTGGGCGAGGCGGCCACCGCGGCTGAGGGCGTGCGCCAGGCCGGCGCGCTCCAGCCCGACGTGGTGATCATGGACCTCCGCCTGCCCGACGGCAGCGGCCTGGAGGCCACCCGCGCCCTGCGCAAGTCCAGCGCGTCGATGGGCATCGTCGTGCTCACCATGTACGCCGGCGACGACCAGCTCTTCGGCGCCCTGGAGGCGGGGGCGAGCGCGTTCGTGCCGAAGACCGCCCCGGCCGACGAGGTGGTGGCCGCCGCCCGGCACGCCGCCTCCTCCCCCAGCGCGTTCACCGCGGCCGACCTGGCCGAGGCGATGAAGCGCCGGCTGGCGCCGTCCGGCCCGCAGCTGTCCCCCCGCGAGGGCCAGGTGCTGCGGCTGCTCGCCGACGGCATGAGCGTGGCCGGCATCGCCAAGCAGCTGTTCGTCAGCGAGTCGACGGCCAAGACCCACATCTCCAAGCTCTACGAGAAGCTGGGCGCCGCCAACCGGGCGCAGGCCCTGATGACCGCGCTGCGGCTGGGGCTGCTCGAGGCCCCGGACGCACCCAAGTTCTGA
- a CDS encoding SAM-dependent methyltransferase: MQRPDWAPETIDIERPSVARMYDYYLGGSHNFAADRAAARAMVEAVPEAPLMAQANRAFLRRAVQYLAQAGIRQFLDIGSGIPTVGNVHEIAQRIDRESRVVYVDVDPVAVAHSQEILAGNEHATVLQEDLRNPEAILTHPEVTRLLDFSRPVAVMIVAVLHFVPDADRPEEILRTLRAALAPGSHLVLSQASEDGRAGTGERAEAERVYRRTDSQLWIRSRAEMTALFDGFELVDPGVVWVPQWRPDSPDQAENAERAVFMGGVGRLGG, from the coding sequence ATGCAGCGGCCGGACTGGGCACCGGAGACGATCGACATCGAGCGCCCCAGCGTCGCCCGCATGTACGACTACTATCTCGGCGGCTCGCACAACTTCGCCGCCGACCGGGCGGCCGCCCGCGCGATGGTGGAGGCGGTGCCGGAGGCGCCGCTGATGGCACAGGCCAACCGCGCGTTCCTGCGCCGGGCGGTGCAGTACCTCGCTCAGGCCGGCATCCGTCAGTTCCTCGACATCGGCTCCGGCATCCCGACCGTCGGCAACGTGCACGAGATCGCCCAGCGGATCGACAGGGAGTCGCGGGTGGTCTACGTCGACGTCGACCCGGTGGCCGTGGCGCACAGCCAGGAGATCCTGGCCGGCAACGAGCACGCCACGGTTCTCCAGGAGGACCTGCGTAACCCGGAGGCGATCCTGACCCACCCGGAGGTCACCCGGCTGCTCGACTTCAGCCGGCCGGTCGCCGTGATGATCGTGGCGGTGCTGCACTTCGTCCCGGACGCCGACCGCCCGGAGGAGATCCTGCGGACGCTGCGCGCGGCGCTGGCGCCCGGCAGCCACCTGGTGCTCTCCCAGGCCAGCGAGGACGGCCGCGCCGGCACCGGCGAGCGGGCCGAGGCGGAGCGGGTCTACCGGCGCACCGACAGCCAGCTCTGGATCCGCAGCCGGGCCGAGATGACCGCGCTGTTCGACGGCTTCGAGCTGGTCGACCCGGGCGTGGTGTGGGTGCCGCAGTGGCGGCCGGACTCCCCCGACCAGGCGGAGAACGCCGAGCGGGCCGTCTTCATGGGCGGGGTCGGGCGGCTCGGTGGGTGA
- a CDS encoding glycosyltransferase family 4 protein gives MSRTLLITNDFPPRPGGIQSFVHNLAVRQPPGSVVVYASSWRGAEKFDADQPFEVVRERTRVLLPTPLIARRAARLARAYDCDTVWFGAAAPLGLLAAGLRRRAGIRRAVALTHGHEVGWAALPGARSALRRIGRGVDVTTYLGEYTRARLARVLDGLTELRRLAPGVDVDTYHPEVDGGPVRSRLGLADRPVVVCVSRLVPRKGQDMLIRALPEIRRRVPDAALLVVGGGPYRSTLEKLARQTGLERDVVFTGSVPSAELPAHYAAGDVYAMPCRTRNRGLDVEGLGIVYLEASATGLPVVAGDSGGAPDAVREGETGYVVGGRDVAQLADRVATLLADRDLARQFGAAGRAWVEREWRWETQAQRMAALLAG, from the coding sequence ATGAGCCGCACCTTGCTGATCACCAACGACTTCCCGCCGCGCCCCGGCGGCATCCAGTCGTTCGTGCACAACCTCGCGGTACGCCAGCCGCCCGGCTCGGTGGTGGTCTACGCGTCGAGCTGGCGCGGGGCGGAGAAGTTCGACGCCGACCAGCCGTTCGAGGTGGTCCGGGAACGGACCCGGGTGCTGCTGCCCACCCCGCTGATCGCCCGGCGGGCGGCGCGGCTGGCCCGCGCGTACGACTGCGACACCGTCTGGTTCGGCGCGGCGGCCCCGCTGGGGCTGCTCGCCGCAGGCCTGCGGCGGCGGGCCGGGATCCGCCGGGCGGTGGCGCTGACCCACGGGCACGAGGTCGGCTGGGCGGCGCTGCCCGGGGCCCGCTCGGCGCTGCGCCGGATCGGCCGGGGCGTCGACGTGACCACCTACCTCGGCGAGTACACCCGGGCGCGGCTGGCTCGCGTGCTGGACGGGCTGACCGAGTTGCGGCGCCTCGCCCCCGGTGTGGACGTGGACACCTACCACCCGGAGGTCGACGGCGGGCCGGTCCGGTCGCGGCTCGGGCTGGCCGACCGGCCGGTGGTGGTGTGCGTGTCGCGGCTGGTGCCCCGCAAGGGCCAGGACATGCTGATCCGCGCGCTGCCGGAGATCCGCCGCCGGGTGCCCGACGCCGCGCTGCTCGTGGTCGGCGGTGGCCCGTACCGCTCGACGCTGGAGAAGCTGGCCCGGCAGACCGGGCTGGAACGCGACGTGGTCTTCACCGGTTCGGTGCCCTCGGCCGAGCTGCCCGCCCACTACGCGGCCGGCGACGTGTACGCGATGCCGTGCCGCACCCGCAACCGGGGCCTGGACGTGGAGGGCCTCGGGATCGTCTACCTGGAGGCGAGCGCGACCGGGCTGCCGGTGGTGGCCGGTGACTCCGGCGGCGCCCCGGACGCGGTCCGCGAGGGGGAGACCGGGTACGTGGTCGGCGGCCGGGACGTGGCCCAGCTCGCCGACCGGGTGGCCACGCTGCTCGCCGACCGGGACCTGGCCCGGCAGTTCGGTGCCGCCGGCCGCGCCTGGGTGGAGCGGGAGTGGCGCTGGGAGACGCAGGCGCAGCGGATGGCCGCCCTGCTGGCCGGCTGA